In the Candidatus Obscuribacterales bacterium genome, GCGGCTGAGTTTGCTTCTGATCCGCCTGGGCCTGCTCCAGTTGGAGGGCTTGCCCTTGAGTAATAGCAGGCAAAACTGAATCCGCACTGATGTTGTTCCAGTAACAGGTGTATCCGGCAAAGTCCAGCACCTGGCCGCGAGCTTCCCAGTATGCTTCGCCAGACTGGGTGACGATGCGCGTTTTGCGCAGACGAGCCGGAGCGCATTGCGAAGCCACTGCCCGATTCCAAATCAGCTCATAGAGCCTGGCTTGATCGAAGGATAGTTCCCGCTGAAGCTGCTGGGGTAGGTGATTCACATCCGTCGGGCGAATGGCTTCATGGGCTTCTTGAGATCCCTTGATGGCACGGTGCTGGGTGGTTTTGCGCAGCACGTTGGTGGGGTCATGCTGCTGGAGGTACTGGCGAACTGACTCACAAAAGGGCGCTGAAAGGATGACCGAATCGGTGCGCATGTAGGTGATGTGACCCTTTTCATAGAGCGCCTGGGCCACCTTCATGGTCTGTTCGGGGCTGAAGTGGAGTTTAGAGCCAGCAGCCTGCTGCAAGGTCGAGGTAATAAAAGGAGGCGGGGGCGATTGAGTGGTCTGTTTACCTTCGATGTGTAGAACTTTGTGGGAGTGGGTTTGGGCGATCGCCACCAGCTCATCCGCCCGATCTTGAGACCTGACTCGATCCGATTCACTCTCAGCGCTTTGATCCTCCGCGTTTTTCGTAGACTTCCGCTGCGGCTTAGGACTACTGCGATAGAAGGCTTTGAAGCCCTCCCCATAGGTGACCCACACACTCCAATAATCCTGCGGTACAAAGGCTTGAATCTCGCGTTCTCGAACACAGAGCAGGTGCAGCGTCGCGCTCTGGACTCGCCCCATGGACTTTGCGCCATTCTTCAGGGGCCAGACGACATGGCGACTGCCGGTGTAGCCCACCAGTTTATCCAAGCAGTCGCGGGCACGTCCGGCAGCGATGAGGTCTTGGTTGAGGGTGCGAGGATGGGCGATCGCCGCCCTCACCGCTTGAGGCGTGATCTCGCTGTAGACTACCCGCTGAGGATTCCGCAGATTCAGCGCCTGCTGCAAGTGCCAGCCGATGGTTTCCCCTTCGCGATCGGGGTCGGTGGCGATGTAGACGCGATCGGCGGCGTTGACTGCCTGGCGAAGTTCTGAGAGCACTTTCTTAGAACGGGCATCGCGGGGCTGGTAGCGACAGTCAATGGAACCGGCCCCCAGGTCAAAGCCCAGGGCATCGTCGCCGTCATTGGCGAGTTCGCGCACATGGCCCATGCTGGCTTTAATCACCCAGCCTGAACCCAGGATTTGCCCCAGTTTCTTCACCTTGCCGGGGCTTTCAATCAGTAACAGATTTGGCATGGTCTCTTCAGATTACCTCTCAACTTAATAGTACATTTGAATCTTCTCAGGCGTAATTTAAATCTTCAGTTGTCCTTCATAAGGATGTGAATTCGACAGTTAAAAAGCAGCTTGGGAGAGGGCTTTCAGTTCCTCGTCTGGGATGCCCAACGAGGGCTTATCCGGATGATAGACATAGGCAATCAGACCCGAGACCAGGTTCACCAGAAAATTGAAGGGGCTGCGGTGTCGCGAATGCTCGATCTGACACAAGTGATTGAGCTGGTCATTGACCGTCTCAATAATGAGACGCTTGCGTAGCAGCTTGAATGGTTGGTCTTCAGCCCAAAAGCCTAAGGTGCTACATCAAGCATTACTCCATTCCCATTCCCTTGTTTCAGCTTGGCATCACGAAAAACTCGTTGGCATCGGCAACGCAATCTCAGATGGTTTTTTAGTGGTGTATTATCCCCATCTGTTAGTTCATCCAGACTATCAAGGTCAAAGAATTGGCACAGGAATTATGGACATCTTAAAGCAGAGATATGAAGGAATGCACATGCATATGCTTGTGGCTGACAGCGAAGCGATCGCCTTTTATGAACAATGTGGCTTTACAAGGGCAGGGAACACAGAGTCCATGTGGATATATGCTGACGACGACCATTAAACGAGGGTTGCTTGAAGATGCCAAATGATACCGAGGGCGGGGGCACATCTATAACTCCTACTCTATCCGAAAGCAATGAGATACCTATACGTTGAGGCACTTGTGCCAAGCAGCCAAGTCTTTATCGTGAAACACAGCAGGAGATATAAAGCGATCGCCCCTGCTTAGTTTGAACGCCTTTGGCAACTCATCGGCATTCCGGCACTGGTTAATCAGGTGGATGGAAAGGAGTCGTAAACTTGAAAATATGCGGACCTTTGCTGCCTATCCATCATGCAGGGGTCTATGATGCAGATTATTCGCAATTCTAAAACATCAGCTTTTTCGTGATGAAGAAAGCAAATCTGTAATTAGGTAACTGCTATGTCACTCCCCAATGGACCAAAAAATCCGGCAATTTGGCAAATGTTTTACTGGATTACCAAACCATTTTCATTTATGCGTAGCTGTGCTCATGATTATGGCGACTGCTTCACGGTCATGCTGGGTGAGAAATTTGCTCCCGTCGTATTTTTCAGTCATCCTCAAGCCCTGCAAGCCATTCTGACTAGCGATGATTCAAAGATGTTTGATGCTCCTGGTGAGCTAAACGGTCTATTTGAACCATTTCTAGGAACGCAATCTGTGATTGGGTTAAGTGGCGATCGCCATCGCAGGATGCGTCACCTGATGATGCCCCCGTTTCATGGCGAACGGATGCGTTCCTACGGACAACTCATTGGCAGCATTACTGAGGATGTCATACGCGAATGGACTGTTGGTAAATCTTTCTCAGTTCGGGAGGCTATGCAAGCTATTTCTATGCGAGCGATCTTGGGGGCTGTGTTTGGTCTAGCCGAGGGACCCCGCTACCAGCAACTAGAGAAACTTCTGGGAACCATGCTCAATGAAATGAGTAACCCCTTGAGCGTCAGCCTCCTCTATTTTCCAATCCTTCGTCAGGATTTAGGGACACTGAGTCCCTGGGGCAACTTTATCCGTAAACGACAACAAGTTGACCAGATCATCTACGATGAGATTTCAGAGCGGCGAACACAGCCCGATGGTTCTCGTGACGATATCCTTACGTTACTCATGTCTGCCCGTGATGAAGCAGGTGAGCCTATGACGGATATGGAGTTGCGCGACGAATTAATGACGCTTTTAGTCGCTGGTCATGAAACAACTGCCACCGCTCTAACTTGGGCATTGTATTGGATTCACAAATTTCCCAGCGTTCGCCAGCAACTGCTGCAAGAGCTTGAGGAAATGGATGTCCCCCTCGATTCTAACGCTCTTTTGCGCCTCCCCTATCTGAATGCAGTCTGTTGTGAAACGCTACGGATTTACCCGGTGGGAATGCTGACGTTTCCACGGGTGGTTAGATCGTCTGTTGAGTTGATGGGGCACTCACTTGCCCCTGGAACTATTGTGATGGGTTCGATCTATCTAGCCCATCGCCGTGAGGATATCTACCCAGATCCGGAGCAATTCAAACCAGAACGCTTTTTGGAACGCCAATTTACTCCTTTTGAATATTTGCCTTTTGGTGGGGGCAGTCGACGTTGTATTGGTATGGCGTTTGCTCAATTTGAAATGAAAGTGGTTTTGAGTAGAATCCTGTCACAGGTTGAACTAGGATTAGCTGATGCCCGTTTGGTGCAACCCGTGCGCCGAGGTCTGACATCAGGAGCATCTCCGGTACAACTGATCGTCAAAAACTACCATCCTACTCAACTTTCTCGAAGAGACTGTCACGA is a window encoding:
- the topA gene encoding type I DNA topoisomerase is translated as MPNLLLIESPGKVKKLGQILGSGWVIKASMGHVRELANDGDDALGFDLGAGSIDCRYQPRDARSKKVLSELRQAVNAADRVYIATDPDREGETIGWHLQQALNLRNPQRVVYSEITPQAVRAAIAHPRTLNQDLIAAGRARDCLDKLVGYTGSRHVVWPLKNGAKSMGRVQSATLHLLCVREREIQAFVPQDYWSVWVTYGEGFKAFYRSSPKPQRKSTKNAEDQSAESESDRVRSQDRADELVAIAQTHSHKVLHIEGKQTTQSPPPPFITSTLQQAAGSKLHFSPEQTMKVAQALYEKGHITYMRTDSVILSAPFCESVRQYLQQHDPTNVLRKTTQHRAIKGSQEAHEAIRPTDVNHLPQQLQRELSFDQARLYELIWNRAVASQCAPARLRKTRIVTQSGEAYWEARGQVLDFAGYTCYWNNISADSVLPAITQGQALQLEQAQADQKQTQPPPRYSEPKLVKLMEQKGIGRPSTYAPTIKTLRQREYVGLLQGKLQPTALGLELDGALEKLLPDLIQPEFTAQMETALD
- a CDS encoding GNAT family N-acetyltransferase; amino-acid sequence: MRRLRSSLNGWSSAQKPKVLHQALLHSHSLVSAWHHEKLVGIGNAISDGFLVVYYPHLLVHPDYQGQRIGTGIMDILKQRYEGMHMHMLVADSEAIAFYEQCGFTRAGNTESMWIYADDDH
- a CDS encoding cytochrome P450 — translated: MSLPNGPKNPAIWQMFYWITKPFSFMRSCAHDYGDCFTVMLGEKFAPVVFFSHPQALQAILTSDDSKMFDAPGELNGLFEPFLGTQSVIGLSGDRHRRMRHLMMPPFHGERMRSYGQLIGSITEDVIREWTVGKSFSVREAMQAISMRAILGAVFGLAEGPRYQQLEKLLGTMLNEMSNPLSVSLLYFPILRQDLGTLSPWGNFIRKRQQVDQIIYDEISERRTQPDGSRDDILTLLMSARDEAGEPMTDMELRDELMTLLVAGHETTATALTWALYWIHKFPSVRQQLLQELEEMDVPLDSNALLRLPYLNAVCCETLRIYPVGMLTFPRVVRSSVELMGHSLAPGTIVMGSIYLAHRREDIYPDPEQFKPERFLERQFTPFEYLPFGGGSRRCIGMAFAQFEMKVVLSRILSQVELGLADARLVQPVRRGLTSGASPVQLIVKNYHPTQLSRRDCHDSLLKS